One part of the Solanum dulcamara chromosome 8, daSolDulc1.2, whole genome shotgun sequence genome encodes these proteins:
- the LOC129899174 gene encoding auxin-responsive protein IAA14-like — protein sequence MDLNLKETELCLGLPGGGQSLLRDQNIKKRGFSQTVDLKLNLDDSTTPIKNMNTPPKENSSNKDSLKPPTKAQVVGWPPVRSFRKNIMSQKGNNNEEISKKGQKTISFVKVSMDGAPYLRKVDLKMYKSYQQLSDSLAKMFSSFTMGNYGSQGMIDFMNERKLMDVLNSSDYVPTYEDKDGDWMLVGDVPWQMFVDSCKRLRIMKGSEAIGLAPRAMEKCKRRS from the exons ATGGACTTGAATCTCAAGGAAACTGAGTTATGTTTGGGGCTGCCTGGTGGTGgacaatcactattaagagatCAGAATATTAAGAAAAGGGGATTTTCTCAAACTGTTGATCTCAAACTCAACCTTGATGATAGTACTACTCCCATCAAGAATATGAACACTCCTCCAAAGGAAAATTCTTCCAACAAGGACTCTCTCAAGCCACCAACTAA GGCGCAAGTGGTAGGTTGGCCACCAGTAAGATCTTTCAGGAAGAACATAATGTCTCAAAAAGGCAacaataatgaagaaattaGTAAGAAGGGACAAAAAACAATATCATTTGTGAAGGTCTCCATGGATGGTGCACCTTACCTTCGTAAGGTGGACTTAAAGATGTACAAAAGTTACCAACAACTCTCTGATTCTTTGGCCAAGATGTTTAGCTCCTTTACTATGG GTAATTATGGGTCCCAAGGAATGATAGATTTTATGAATGAGAGGAAACTGATGGATGTCCTCAATAGTTCTGACTATGTACCTACCTATGAAGATAAGGATGGGGACTGGATGCTCGTTGGAGATGTACCTTGGCA GATGTTTGTTGATTCATGCAAACGTTTACGCATAATGAAAGGATCGGAGGCCATTGGACTTG CACCAAGAGCCATGGAGAAATGCAAGCGCAGGAGCTGA